GGGATCCCATCCGCGCCCAGCAGCACCACGGCGATGCCGGAGCTGAGTTCGCGCCCACCGGCCGAGGAAATGGGCCCGTAGATCCGCGCGGCCGTCGCCGGGTTGACCGGCAGCCCGGCCACGTTCGCCCGCCCGGCCCGCGGCCAGGGCAGGACCAGCAGGCCCACCAGCACGCACCAGCCCAGGGCAACCCAGCTCTGCGTCTGCCACCCGTGCTGCAGGGCGCGGTCGAAGAACCGCAGTGACCTGGGGTCCATGGCCAAGAACATGTACGTCATGCCCAGCGACATCACGGTGCCGCTCAGCGCGAGCCGGACGGGGACGGGTCCGCACAGGCAATCGGCGCACACGCCGGCCGCGCGTCCCGGACCCAGCTGGAACGGGATCCAGGACAGCCGTCGGTCGTCGGCCTCGGCGAACAGGCGCTTGCTCCAGCCCGCCGCCTCCAGCACGAAGTAGGCCGCCAACGCCAACGTGGCCGCCGAGACGTTCGTGCCCATGAACACGTCGGGATCCATCAGGCCGTACATGTAGGCCATCGCGCCCATCGCGACGACCTGCAGGAACCACAGCAGGTTGACCGGCCGCCGCCGGGCCCATTCCTCCAACACGAACAGCACGATCAGGCCGGCCACGACCAGGAAGCCGATCTCCCACGGATGCGGTCCGCCCGGCTCGCCGCCCTGCCACGGCGTGAACATGTAGACCATGCCCGCGGCCATCGCGATGTGGGTGAGGTGCCAGGCGCGCGGTTGCCCCTTCATCACCAGGACGTGCACGGTGTGTTCGGCGGCGATCCAGCAGTACGCGATCACCCAGCACAGCCGCACCCACCACGGCAGCAGGTCGATGGGACCCATGGCTCAGTCCCCGCTCTTGGTGCCCCGCGACCGCGCCAGCGCCGCACCGCCCAACGTCCCGGCGACCAGGCCGAGGAACAACCCGGCGATGCCCAAACCCAGTGCGACGTTGACGGTGTCGTCGCGGGAGGGGCCCATGTCCATCGACATGCCACCGGCCATCGGCGTGCTGGTCATCGTCATGCCGCCCGCGGGCGTGGGCATCGCGGTCGGCGGCATGGTCATCGCGGCGTCGGTCAACTGCAGGGTCGGTGCGGGGTGTTCCGGCTCGGCGGTGCCCGGAGCGGCCACCTCGATCCACCGCACGACCTCGCCGGAGCTGTAGGTCTGCACCGCTTTGAACGTCAAGGTGTCGGTGTCCGTGGGCAGCTTGGGCACCTGCACGGTGAACAGGTCATAGCCGCCGGGCGGGATCGCGCTGACCGCGGAATCGATGTGCCAGGTGATCGCGGTGACCGCCGCGGTGTCGTCGTCATCCGTGGCCGGGGCCCGGAGGAAAACGTTGCCGTGCATGCCACCCATCCCCGACATCCCGCCCATGTTCATGCCCGGCATCGCGGACGACATCGCGGTCGCGCTCGGTGTGGGCGTCGCCGACGGACTCGCCGAGGTGGTGGCCGCGGGGCTCGCCGTGCTCGCCGCGGTCGCCTCGGTGGCGCTGAAGGTCCAGCCCGGCTTGGACAGCACGCTGACGCCGGTCAGCGGGTGATCGGTCGGGAAGTCGACCTCGACCGCGGTGGTGGAGGCCTCGTCGCGCTCGTTGGGCACCCGGAAGGTCAGCGACGCCCCACTGCCCTTCGTGGTCGAGTCCGAACTGACCGTCACGTGAGCGCTCGCCAGCGGCGCACCAACGACCACCAGGGCCAGTGCTACCACCAGCCCCGAGCCCATTGTCGAGCGCATCATCCGAGGTCACCGCCCTGTCCGCATCGGCTGCCTACGCAAAAGGTCGCCGCCAGGCACGGCCGGGTTCCCCGGGAGGGGTATCAGGTTCCGTCAGCAGCGCTGTACAGCGCCAGAGACCGGTTTCGCGCCGATTCCGGGTCCAGATTTGGTCACCCGCGCTATACAGCGCAAGTGACAACCGTTAGCTGTCGGAGGACTTTTTGGCGGCAGCCTTCTTGGTCGGGGCTTTCTTCGCGGCGGTCTTCTTGGCCGCGGTCTTCTTGGCAGGCGCAGCCTTCTTCGCCGGGGCCTTGCGGGCAACCTTCTTCGCCGGGCCGCGCGCCCGGCGGTCGGCCAACAGTTCCGCGGCCCGCTCGTCGGTCAGCGACTCGACCTCGTCGTCCTTGCGCAGGCTGGCGTTGGACTCCCCGTCGGTGACGTAGGGCCCGAAGCGCCCGTCCTTCACCACCATCGGCTTGCCGCTGACCGGGTCCACGCCCAGCTCACGCAGCGGCGCGGCGGCGGCGGCCCGGCCACGCTGTTTCGGCGTGGCCAACAGCGCCAGCGCCGCGTCCAGGTCGACGGTGAGCAACTGCTCCTCGGCGGACAGCGAACGGGTCTCGCTGCCCTTCTTCACGTACGGCCCGTACCGGCCGTTGGAGGCCAACACTGGCTCGCCGTCCACCTCACCGAGCGTGCGCGGCAGGGTGAGCAACTGCAGCGCGGTGTCCAGGTCCACGGTGTCCAGGCTCATCGAGCGGAACAACGACGAGGTGCGCGGCTTGTCCTTGGCCCCCTCCGGCAGCACCTCGGTGACATACGGCCCGAACCGGCCGTTCTTCGCCACCACCTCGCGACCGGTCACCGGGTCCGGGCCCAGCACCCGGTCATCGGACGGAGCCGCGATCAGCTGCTGCGCCATCTCCACGGTGAGCTCGTCCGGCGGCAGGCCCTCGGGAATGTTGCCCCGCTCCACCTCCCCGTCGCGCTCGCGCTCCACATACGGCCCGTAGCGGCCGACCCGCACCACAAAGCCCTCGCCGATCGGCACCGAGTTCACCGCGCGGGCGTCGATCTCGTTGATGTGCTCGCTGACCAGCTTCTTCAGCCCGACCGACTGCCCATTGCTGGCACCGTTCTCGGCACCGAAGTAGAACCGGGACAGCCAATCGACCATCCGCGCCTCACCGTTGGCGATGTCGTCGAGCACGTCCTCCATGCGCGCGGTGAACTCGTAGTCCACCAGATGCGGGAAGTGCTGCTCCAACAAGCCGACCACGGAGAACGCCAACCACGCAGGCACCAACGCGGTGCCCTTCTTGAACACGTAACCGCGGTCCAGGATCGTGCCGATGATCGAGGCATAGGTGGACGGCCGACCGATGTCGCGCTGCTCCAGCTCGGAAACCAACGAGGCCTCGGTGTAGCGCGCCGGTGCCCGAGTCTCGTGCGGCTCGGCGGTGATTTGACGGGCCGTCAGCGGGTCGTCCTCCGCCACCTGCGGCAGCCGGCTCTCCCGGTCGTCCAGTTCGGCGTCCGGGTCGTCCGCGCCCTCCACGTAGGCCTTGAGGAAGCCGTGGAAGGTGATGATCTTGCCGCTGGCGGAGAACTCCGCGTCCTCACCGCTCGACGACCGGCCGCCGATGCGCACGGTCACCGACTGACCGGTGGCGTCCTTCATCTGGGAGGCAACGGTACGCATCCAGACCAGCTCGTAGAGCCGGAACTCATCACCGGACAACCGGGTCTGAGCCGGTGTCAGGAAGGACTCGCCGGCCGGGCGGATCGCCTCGTGTGCCTCCTGCGCGGTCTTCTGCTTGGACTCGTACCGCCGCGGCGCGTCCGGCACGTGGTCGGCACCGTAGAGCTGCGCGGCCTGCGCCCGGGCCGCGGCGATCGCCGTCTCGGACAACGTGGTGGAGTCGGTACGCATGTAGGTGATGAAGCCGTTCTCGTACAGCTTCTGCGCGACCTGCATGGTGCGCTTGGCGCCGAAACCGAGCTTGCGGCCGGCCTCCTGCTGCAGCGTGGTGGTGCGGAACGGCGCATACGGGCGGCGGGTGTACGGCTTGCGCTCCACCCGACGCACGCTGAACGCCGACGAGCGCAGCCGACCGGCCAGCGCACCCGCGGACGCCTCGTCGAGGTGCGCGACCTCGCCGGCGCCGCGCAGCTCACCGATGGTGGAGAAGTCCCGCCCGGTGGCCACTCGCTTGCCGTCCAGCTGGACCAGCCGCGCGGAGAAGGTGGTCGGGTCGTCCGCTCCCGCGGAGGTGCGCCCGGTGTCGAACTCGGCCTGCAGATCCCAGTACGACGCGGAGCGGAACGCCATGCGCTCTCGCTCGCGCTCCACCACCAGCCGGGTGGCCACCGACTGGACCCGGCCCGCGGACAGCCGCGGCATGATCTTCTTCCACAACACCGGGGAGACCTCGTAGCCGTACAACCGGTCGAGGATGCGGCGGGTCTCCTGCGCGTCGACCAGTTGCTGGTCCAAGGCGCGCGGGTTGGCGACCGCCTCGAGGATGGCCCGTTCGGTGATCTCGTGGAACACCATGCGGTGCACCGGGACGGTGGGCGCGAGCAATTCGTGCAGGTGCCAGGCGATGGCCTCGCCCTCGCGGTCCTCATCCGTGGCGAGGTAGAGACGGTCCACCCCGTCGAGGGCGTCCCTGAGCTTTTTGACCTGGGCCTTCTTGTCCGCGGCGACCACGTAGAGCGGGGTGAAACCGTGGTCGACGTCCACCCCGAGGCGGGCCCATGGCTCGCCCTTGTACTTCGCGGGTACCTCCGCGGCGCCGTTGGGCAGGTCGCGGATGTGGCCGTAGGAGGACTCGACCACATAGCTGCCGCCGAGGTACCCGGCGATCTTGCGGGCCTTGGTCGGCGATTCCACGATGACCAGGGCCCGGTCGCCGGCGGCGGACTTGCTTGAAGCTTTGGCGGGCACGCCTGAACTCCCGGGGGCTGTGCAGAGAAAACATTGTGCGGACTACCCGGGGGAGAGTAGCCCACTTAACAGGACGCGCCCGCCGTAGCGGGCGCGCTGTGGGTCGGTTGCTACCCGATGGGCATGGACGACGAGGTGCTCGACGGGGATGGAGACGGGCTGTCGCCCACCGCGATGTCCTTGCGCTTGGAGTTGAACACGGCCCCGATGATGATCACCACGGCCACGATGGCAATGCCCGCACGCAGCCCGCTGTTCTCGTCGCTGCCGATGGTCAGCTTCACCACGGCCGGCGCGATCAACAGCGAGACCAGGTTCATCACCTTGATCAGCGGGTTGATGGCCGGGCCCGCGGTGTCCTTGAACGGGTCACCGACGGTGTCACCGATGATCGTGGCCTCGTGGGCGGGTGAGCCCTTGCCGCCGTGATGGCCATCCTCGACCAGCTTCTTGGCGTTGTCCCAAGCACCACCGGAGTTGGCCAAGAAGACGGCCATCAGCACGCCGGCGCCGATCGCACCGGCGAGGAAGCCGGCCAGCGGGGCGGTGCCCAGGCCGAACCCGACCGCGATCGGGGCCATGATCGCGAGCAGACCGGGGGTGGCCAACTCGCGCAGCGAGTCGCGGGTGCAGATGTCCACGACCCTGCCGTACTCCGGCTTGCCGGTGCCGTCCATGATGCCGGGGATCTCCCGGAACTGGCGGCGTACCTCGAACACGATCGCGCCGGCCGCGCGGGCCACCGCGTTGATGGCCAGGCCGGAGAACAGGAACACCACCGAGGCGCCGAGGATCAAGCCGACCAGGATGTTCGGGTTGATGATCTCGAACACGCCGATCGCCTGCTGGGTGCGTAGACCCTTGTCGCCGAGATTGACCCCGGTGTCGGCGATCGCGTTGCCCACCGCGTCCTGGTAGGAGCCGAACAGCGCGGTGGCGGCCAAGACGGCGGTGGCGATCGCGATGCCCTTGGTGATGGCCTTGGTGGTGTTGCCGACCGCGTCCAGCTGGGTGAGCACGATGGAGCCCTCGCCGTGCACGTCGCCGGACATCTCCGCAACACCCTGGGCGTTGTCCGAGACCGGGCCAAAGGTGTCCATGGCGACGATGACGCCGACTGTGGTGAGCAGGCCGGTACCGGCCAGGGCCACCGCGAACAGCGCCAGGATCAGCACGCCCGAGCCGAGCAGGTAGGCCGCATAGACGGCCAGGCCGATCAGCACCGCGGAGTACACCGCGGACTCCAGACCCACCGAGATACCGGCCAGGATGACCGTGGCCGGCCCGGTCAGCGAGGTGCGGCCGATGTCCTTGACCGGCCGCCGGTTGGTCTCCGTGAAGTAGCCGGTGAGCTGCTGGATAGCGGCGGCCAGCACGATGCCGATGAGCACCGCGACGATCGCGAACAGGCGCGGGTCGCCGTCCACAGTGAACTTGTCGCCGACCACCATCCCCGCCGTCGGCGAGACGTTGTGCAACCCGTCGTAGGAGTCCGGCAGGAAGGCGAATGCAGCGCCGGCGCAGAGGATGGCCGAGGCGACCGCGGAGATGAAGAAGCCGCGGTTGATGGCGGCCATACCGCTGCGGTCATTCGGCCGTGGGGACACCGCGAAGATGCCGATGATCGCGGTGAGCACGCCGATCATCGGCACGATCAGCGGGAAGACCAGGCCGTCGTTGCCGAAGGCGGCCACACCCAGGATCAGCGCGGCGACCAGCGTGACGGCGTAGGACTCGAACAGGTCCGCGGCCATTCCGGCGCAGTCACCGACGTTGTCACCGACGTTGTCCGCGATGGTCGCGGCGTTGCGCGGGTCGTCCTCCGGGATTCCTTGCTCGACCTTGCCGACCAGGTCCGCGCCGACGTCCGCGGCCTTGGTGAAGATGCCGCCGCCGACACGCATGAACATGGCCAGCAGGGCGGCGCCGAAGCCGAAGCCCTCCAGCACCTTGGGGGCCTGGTCCTTGTAGATCAGCACCACGATCGAGGCGCCGAGCAGACCCAGACCGACGGTGAACATGCCGGCCACACCACCGGTGCGGAATGCGATGCGGGTGGCGGGCAGTTCGCCCCCGCGCCCGACCCGGGCGGCTGCGGCCACGCGCACATTGGCGCGGACCGCCAACCACATGCCCGTGTAGCCGGTGACCGCGGAGAACAGTGCGCCGACCAGGAAAAAGATTGAGCGACCTATGCGTTCCTTGCTGGAATCCGCGGGCAGTAGGAAGAGCACACCGAACGCGATGACCGCAAACACCGACAGGGTGCGGAACTGACGGGTCAGATACGCCGAGGCGCCCTCTTGGATCGCAGCCGCGATCTCCTTCATCTTGTCGGTGCCCTCGTCGGCGCGCAGCACCTCTTTGACCAGGTAACCGGCCACGCCGAGAGCGGAGATGGCCACAAGGGCAACCACGACGACGATCGTCAGGTTCGACCCGTGCAGGGTTACCTTCCCGCTGCTTTCGGCGGCGAGGTTGATCCCTGACATTCAGTCCTCCTAGGACGTCGCTGTAGATGCCCGCCGGCCCGTACGCGACTGGCCCACGGAGGGCGGGGGGGAGTCTACGCACGCGACCCGACGGACCCAAACCGGGCCCCACGGATCGCGGTCAGTCCGGCTTGGTCGGCCAGCTCATCCGGACCACCACCCCGTCGGTGGCCGGACGGATTTCCACCTCGTCCACCAGTCCGCTGATCAGCGCCAAGCCCAGGGAGGTCGTCTCCGATTCGGCGACGCGCCCGTGCAGCTCCAACGGGACCGCGTCGGCCACCTCGACGTCGAATCGGCTCTCACCGATGTGCAGGAGGATCACCACCGGCTCGTCCAGGCCGGCGTCCATGTGCAGCCCCACCGCGCGGGAACACGCCTCGCCGACGGCCAGGCGCACCTCGGAGAGGATGTCGTCGGCCACACCGGCCCGGCGTGCGGCGGTCGCCGCGATGAGCCGCGCGGTGCGCACGTGCACCGGCAACGGGCTGAACCTCACTTCGACGGTGGCCAATGGCCGGCTTTCTTCAGGTCCTGC
Above is a genomic segment from Sporichthyaceae bacterium containing:
- a CDS encoding sodium-translocating pyrophosphatase, whose amino-acid sequence is MSGINLAAESSGKVTLHGSNLTIVVVVALVAISALGVAGYLVKEVLRADEGTDKMKEIAAAIQEGASAYLTRQFRTLSVFAVIAFGVLFLLPADSSKERIGRSIFFLVGALFSAVTGYTGMWLAVRANVRVAAAARVGRGGELPATRIAFRTGGVAGMFTVGLGLLGASIVVLIYKDQAPKVLEGFGFGAALLAMFMRVGGGIFTKAADVGADLVGKVEQGIPEDDPRNAATIADNVGDNVGDCAGMAADLFESYAVTLVAALILGVAAFGNDGLVFPLIVPMIGVLTAIIGIFAVSPRPNDRSGMAAINRGFFISAVASAILCAGAAFAFLPDSYDGLHNVSPTAGMVVGDKFTVDGDPRLFAIVAVLIGIVLAAAIQQLTGYFTETNRRPVKDIGRTSLTGPATVILAGISVGLESAVYSAVLIGLAVYAAYLLGSGVLILALFAVALAGTGLLTTVGVIVAMDTFGPVSDNAQGVAEMSGDVHGEGSIVLTQLDAVGNTTKAITKGIAIATAVLAATALFGSYQDAVGNAIADTGVNLGDKGLRTQQAIGVFEIINPNILVGLILGASVVFLFSGLAINAVARAAGAIVFEVRRQFREIPGIMDGTGKPEYGRVVDICTRDSLRELATPGLLAIMAPIAVGFGLGTAPLAGFLAGAIGAGVLMAVFLANSGGAWDNAKKLVEDGHHGGKGSPAHEATIIGDTVGDPFKDTAGPAINPLIKVMNLVSLLIAPAVVKLTIGSDENSGLRAGIAIVAVVIIIGAVFNSKRKDIAVGDSPSPSPSSTSSSMPIG
- a CDS encoding YcnI family protein, producing the protein MMRSTMGSGLVVALALVVVGAPLASAHVTVSSDSTTKGSGASLTFRVPNERDEASTTAVEVDFPTDHPLTGVSVLSKPGWTFSATEATAASTASPAATTSASPSATPTPSATAMSSAMPGMNMGGMSGMGGMHGNVFLRAPATDDDDTAAVTAITWHIDSAVSAIPPGGYDLFTVQVPKLPTDTDTLTFKAVQTYSSGEVVRWIEVAAPGTAEPEHPAPTLQLTDAAMTMPPTAMPTPAGGMTMTSTPMAGGMSMDMGPSRDDTVNVALGLGIAGLFLGLVAGTLGGAALARSRGTKSGD
- a CDS encoding DUF5134 domain-containing protein; translation: MGPIDLLPWWVRLCWVIAYCWIAAEHTVHVLVMKGQPRAWHLTHIAMAAGMVYMFTPWQGGEPGGPHPWEIGFLVVAGLIVLFVLEEWARRRPVNLLWFLQVVAMGAMAYMYGLMDPDVFMGTNVSAATLALAAYFVLEAAGWSKRLFAEADDRRLSWIPFQLGPGRAAGVCADCLCGPVPVRLALSGTVMSLGMTYMFLAMDPRSLRFFDRALQHGWQTQSWVALGWCVLVGLLVLPWPRAGRANVAGLPVNPATAARIYGPISSAGGRELSSGIAVVLLGADGIPRAKTRTSAGGRYEFLDVPTGQYTVTVLTSPPTCCPIAVQGPYPTECPIQLNSAVVQM
- the topA gene encoding type I DNA topoisomerase gives rise to the protein MPAKASSKSAAGDRALVIVESPTKARKIAGYLGGSYVVESSYGHIRDLPNGAAEVPAKYKGEPWARLGVDVDHGFTPLYVVAADKKAQVKKLRDALDGVDRLYLATDEDREGEAIAWHLHELLAPTVPVHRMVFHEITERAILEAVANPRALDQQLVDAQETRRILDRLYGYEVSPVLWKKIMPRLSAGRVQSVATRLVVERERERMAFRSASYWDLQAEFDTGRTSAGADDPTTFSARLVQLDGKRVATGRDFSTIGELRGAGEVAHLDEASAGALAGRLRSSAFSVRRVERKPYTRRPYAPFRTTTLQQEAGRKLGFGAKRTMQVAQKLYENGFITYMRTDSTTLSETAIAAARAQAAQLYGADHVPDAPRRYESKQKTAQEAHEAIRPAGESFLTPAQTRLSGDEFRLYELVWMRTVASQMKDATGQSVTVRIGGRSSSGEDAEFSASGKIITFHGFLKAYVEGADDPDAELDDRESRLPQVAEDDPLTARQITAEPHETRAPARYTEASLVSELEQRDIGRPSTYASIIGTILDRGYVFKKGTALVPAWLAFSVVGLLEQHFPHLVDYEFTARMEDVLDDIANGEARMVDWLSRFYFGAENGASNGQSVGLKKLVSEHINEIDARAVNSVPIGEGFVVRVGRYGPYVERERDGEVERGNIPEGLPPDELTVEMAQQLIAAPSDDRVLGPDPVTGREVVAKNGRFGPYVTEVLPEGAKDKPRTSSLFRSMSLDTVDLDTALQLLTLPRTLGEVDGEPVLASNGRYGPYVKKGSETRSLSAEEQLLTVDLDAALALLATPKQRGRAAAAAPLRELGVDPVSGKPMVVKDGRFGPYVTDGESNASLRKDDEVESLTDERAAELLADRRARGPAKKVARKAPAKKAAPAKKTAAKKTAAKKAPTKKAAAKKSSDS
- a CDS encoding ATP-binding protein, producing the protein MATVEVRFSPLPVHVRTARLIAATAARRAGVADDILSEVRLAVGEACSRAVGLHMDAGLDEPVVILLHIGESRFDVEVADAVPLELHGRVAESETTSLGLALISGLVDEVEIRPATDGVVVRMSWPTKPD